The Stegostoma tigrinum isolate sSteTig4 chromosome 9, sSteTig4.hap1, whole genome shotgun sequence genome includes a region encoding these proteins:
- the LOC125454693 gene encoding protein CEBPZOS-like isoform X2, protein MGTGCHSRMSPKTMEPLARRLFRGVLIAEVAGVFGAYWLFQRLNTSQEFRHSVKRKFPSILEVYYKSNEWAGIYGIREQDQEMWSKNNQ, encoded by the exons ATGGGAACAGGATGTCATTCCAG AATGTCACCCAAAACTATGGAACCATTGGCAAGACGACTCTTTAGAGGAGTTTTAATCGCAGAGGTCGCAGGAGTGTTTGGAGCATACTGGCTGTTTCAAAGGCTGAATACCAGTCAAG AGTTCAGACATTCAGTAAAAAGAAAGTTTCCATCCATTTTGGAAG TTTATTATAAATCCAATGAGTGGGCAGGAATCTATGGAATCAGAGAACAGGATCAGGAAATGTGGTCCAAAAATAACCAGTAA
- the LOC125454693 gene encoding protein CEBPZOS-like isoform X3, with protein sequence MSPKTMEPLARRLFRGVLIAEVAGVFGAYWLFQRLNTSQEFRHSVKRKFPSILEVYYKSNEWAGIYGIREQDQEMWSKNNQ encoded by the exons ATGTCACCCAAAACTATGGAACCATTGGCAAGACGACTCTTTAGAGGAGTTTTAATCGCAGAGGTCGCAGGAGTGTTTGGAGCATACTGGCTGTTTCAAAGGCTGAATACCAGTCAAG AGTTCAGACATTCAGTAAAAAGAAAGTTTCCATCCATTTTGGAAG TTTATTATAAATCCAATGAGTGGGCAGGAATCTATGGAATCAGAGAACAGGATCAGGAAATGTGGTCCAAAAATAACCAGTAA
- the LOC125454693 gene encoding protein CEBPZOS-like isoform X1, producing the protein MGTGCHSRFLVSVVRVSGMSPKTMEPLARRLFRGVLIAEVAGVFGAYWLFQRLNTSQEFRHSVKRKFPSILEVYYKSNEWAGIYGIREQDQEMWSKNNQ; encoded by the exons ATGGGAACAGGATGTCATTCCAGGTTTTTGGTATCCGTTGTTCGTGTCTCTGG AATGTCACCCAAAACTATGGAACCATTGGCAAGACGACTCTTTAGAGGAGTTTTAATCGCAGAGGTCGCAGGAGTGTTTGGAGCATACTGGCTGTTTCAAAGGCTGAATACCAGTCAAG AGTTCAGACATTCAGTAAAAAGAAAGTTTCCATCCATTTTGGAAG TTTATTATAAATCCAATGAGTGGGCAGGAATCTATGGAATCAGAGAACAGGATCAGGAAATGTGGTCCAAAAATAACCAGTAA